The proteins below are encoded in one region of Ostrea edulis chromosome 3, xbOstEdul1.1, whole genome shotgun sequence:
- the LOC130052977 gene encoding E3 ubiquitin-protein ligase TRIM71-like: MDPRHSAQEVLLCDSCETVPLQSHCKLCHINLCVNCVGKHLSDSSIIHNVVPYLHRSSTPTYRKCPKHVGKNCEMFCEKCDIPVCSTCVTSGKHEGHRLSDVLKKLGSKTQNLQKDLEELETRIYPRCEEMAYDVQTEKAELETKYGKLTTAADQQGEILHREITAIVNQRKSDIAEMKNKHLAALNKNTDEVTNRITELRQIIQDLKKILASNEVSLTSTYKSRNSEFRTLPPKVRATFPIFSPPKINKDQLNEMFGSLSALSINTEHGDTMKSAEAVSSPPVKPLLDEPRLTATIDTGYRPLSVSCLNEEQVWTRGDNEIMKLINLRGKLLTSEQTESGETPQDIAVTRDGDLVFTDYRNKTVNLVKNKQIQTVITLQGWVPLYVCSTVFDDILVTMISDDGKQSKVVRYSGSTEKQTIQFDDQGHPLYSFDFLPKYISENNNLDICVADNKASAVVVVNQSGKLRFRYTGHPFNTEESFDPRGITTDSQSHILTADYYNHRIHILDQDGQFLRYIHNCGLYGPYGLCVDIRDNLFVANGDNKVKIIQYL; the protein is encoded by the coding sequence ATGGACCCACGGCACAGTGCGCAggaagtcctactgtgtgactcctgtgaaactgtccccctacagagtcattgtaaactttgtcatataaatctctgtgtTAACTGTGTCGGTAAACACCTTTCGGATTCCTCTATAATACACAATGTCGTGCCATATTTACACAGAAGTTCTACTCCTACCTACCGAAAATGTCCGAAACACGTCggaaaaaattgtgaaatgttCTGTGAGAAATGTGacattcctgtctgttctacctgcgtcACCTCAGGTAAACATGAAGGTCACAGATTATCAGATGTTCTGAAAAAACTTGGatctaaaacacaaaatttacaaAAGGATTTAGAGGAACTCGAGACCAGAATTTATCCCCGATGTGAAGAAATGGCGTACGATGTCCAAACAGAGAAAGCCGAGTTAGAAACGAAATACGGGAAACTGACAACAGCCGCCGATCAACAAGGAGAAATCTTACACCGGGagatcaccgccattgtcaaccaacGGAAATCCGACATTGcggaaatgaaaaacaaacacctgGCCGCTCTcaataaaaatacagatgaaGTTACAAACAGAATTACAGAACTCAGACAGATTATTCAGGACCTGAAGAAAATACTGGCCTCTAATGAagtctccttaacctctacctacaaatctaggaattctgAATTTAGAACATTGCCACCTAAAGTCCGAGCTACATTTCCGATTTTCTCTCCTccgaaaataaacaaagatcagctcaatgaaatgttcgGTTCTCTGTCggcattatccattaacacagaacatggcgacacaatgaagtcagcagaagctgtatcgtctcctccagtcaaaccattaCTTGATGAGCCGCGcctcaccgccaccatagacactgggtatagaCCACTCAGTGTTAGCTGTCTCAATGAAGAACAGGTATGGACACGTGGGGATAACGAAATCATGAAGCTCATCAACCTCCGAGGAAAACTACTGACATCAGAACAAACCGAGTCAGGGGAAACACCACAAGACATAGCAGTGAcgcgggacggagatcttgttttcACTGACTATAGAAATAAAACTGTAAATCTAGTGAAGAATAAGCAGATACaaaccgtgatcacactacagggatGGGTTCCTCTCTATGTCTGCAGTACCGTCTTTGATGATAtcctggttaccatgatcagtgatgatGGAAAACAATCCAAAGTTGTGCGTTACTCTGGTTCTACAGAGAAACAaaccattcagtttgatgatcagggtcatCCTCtgtattcatttgattttttacCTAAATACATCAGCGAGAACAATAACTTGGATATCTGTGTAGCTGACAATAAagctagtgcagtagtggtggtcaatcagtcaggaaaactccgatttagatacactggtcatccctttAATACTGAGGAATCATTTGATCCACGCGgtatcactacagacagccagagtcacatcctgacagcagactatTACAATCACCGTAttcacatcctagatcaggacggacagttcctccgttacattcacaaCTGTGGTTTATATGGTCCAtacggtttatgtgtggacatcagagacaacctcttcgTGGCTAATGGAGATaataaagtgaaaataattcaatatctATAA